The Mesorhizobium loti genome includes a region encoding these proteins:
- a CDS encoding sensor domain-containing diguanylate cyclase gives MKHDTSPATVVGQGAYHDERLDALLSITGRMDGYLYRCRNDASYTMLYISDGIFTVSGYRPSDFIHNAVRDYVSAIHPDDLPSVYAAVDAALEARRNWNVDYRIVPSVGEPLWVREIGGGVWDDAGELEFLEGFVVDISDRKVVEDLNSQLLLDLKTANEELSAQKREIELAKQQSDHSANHDALTDLPNRRAFHDELKSVVARCGATGEAAGLLFIDLDRFKEVNDTLGHEAGDALLQRVSSQLRSILRSADFVARLGGDEFAFLFSGDADLAQHKAVRVAERILERLRIKVPTPNGAIQVGCTVGVAMYPAEAADSEALIALADRLMYIGKKSGRNRLVTAREMATQQPSSRHRHPISKTA, from the coding sequence GTGAAGCACGATACGAGTCCTGCAACCGTGGTCGGCCAGGGAGCCTATCACGACGAGCGCCTGGATGCGCTTCTCAGCATCACCGGCCGGATGGACGGCTACCTTTACCGCTGCCGCAACGATGCGTCCTACACCATGCTCTATATCAGCGACGGCATTTTCACCGTCAGCGGTTATCGACCGAGCGATTTCATCCACAACGCGGTGCGCGACTATGTCTCGGCCATCCATCCGGACGACCTGCCCTCGGTCTATGCCGCCGTCGACGCCGCGCTGGAAGCGCGCCGCAACTGGAACGTCGACTACCGCATCGTGCCGAGCGTTGGGGAACCGCTTTGGGTCCGCGAGATCGGCGGCGGTGTCTGGGATGATGCCGGCGAACTCGAATTCCTCGAAGGCTTCGTCGTCGACATCAGCGACCGCAAGGTCGTCGAGGACCTCAATTCCCAGCTGCTGCTGGATCTGAAGACAGCCAACGAGGAGCTGTCCGCGCAAAAGCGCGAGATCGAACTGGCGAAGCAGCAGAGCGACCATTCGGCCAACCACGATGCATTGACCGACTTGCCCAACCGGCGCGCCTTCCACGACGAACTGAAATCGGTGGTCGCCCGCTGCGGCGCCACCGGCGAGGCGGCGGGTCTTCTGTTCATCGATCTCGACCGGTTCAAGGAAGTCAACGACACGCTCGGCCACGAGGCCGGCGATGCGCTGCTGCAGCGCGTGTCGAGCCAGCTTCGCTCGATCCTGCGCAGCGCCGATTTCGTCGCCCGGCTTGGCGGTGACGAGTTCGCCTTCCTGTTCTCGGGCGACGCCGATCTGGCACAGCACAAGGCCGTGCGCGTTGCCGAACGCATCCTGGAAAGGTTGCGGATCAAGGTTCCGACACCGAATGGCGCCATCCAGGTCGGCTGCACCGTTGGCGTGGCCATGTATCCGGCGGAGGCCGCCGATTCCGAAGCGCTCATCGCGCTCGCCGACCGGCTGATGTACATCGGAAAAAAGAGCGGCCGCAACCGGCTGGTCACCGCCAGGGAAATGGCGACGCAACAGCCCTCGTCGAGGCACCGCCACCCGATTAGCAAGACTGCCTAG
- a CDS encoding NADP-dependent malic enzyme → MARKTENNGPSVSAQEALEFHAMGRPGKLEVVATKPMATQRDLSLAYSPGVAVPVLAIAEDPSRAFDYTTRGNMVAVISNGTAILGLGNLGALASKPVMEGKAVLFKRFADVDSIDLEVDTEDADEFINCVRFLGPSFGGINLEDIKAPECFIIEQRLRELMDIPVFHDDQHGTAIISAAGLINALEITGRDMKTTKMVCNGAGAAGIACIELMKAMGFAPENITLCDTKGVVFQGRTEGMNQWKSAHAVKTEARSLAEALDGADVFLGLSAKGALTTAMVQSMAKNPIIFAMANPDPEITPEEVAEIRTDAIMATGRSDYPNQVNNVLGFPYIFRGALDVRATTINDDMKIAAARALAALARQDVPDDVAAAYQGNRPKFGPNYIIPVPFDPRLISAIPIAVAKAAMDSGVARKPILDLDRYAQELSARRDPIASTLQRIYDRVRRQPKRIVFAEGEEEQVMRAAVSYVNQRLGTAILLGRDDVIKENAKHAGIDLNKQGIEIINARLSRRNGIYTDYLYERMQRKGFLFRDCQRLINNDRNHFAACMVALGDADGIVTGVTRNYSTALDDIRRVIDAKPGHRVIGVSIVLARGKTVLVADTAVHDMPNAEQIADIAEEAAGFARRMGYEPRLAMLAYSTFGHPQGERSERVQEAVRILDKRRVDFEYDGEMAADVALNARAMAQYPFIRLTGPANVLIMPAFHSASISTKMLQELGGSTVIGPLLVGLNKPVQIVSLNAKDSDIVNMAAIAAYTAGT, encoded by the coding sequence ATGGCCAGGAAAACCGAGAACAACGGTCCGTCCGTCAGCGCGCAGGAAGCGCTCGAATTCCACGCCATGGGCCGCCCCGGCAAGCTGGAAGTCGTCGCCACCAAGCCGATGGCAACGCAACGCGACCTGAGCCTCGCCTATTCGCCGGGTGTCGCGGTTCCGGTTCTGGCCATCGCCGAGGACCCCTCGCGCGCTTTCGACTACACGACGCGCGGCAACATGGTCGCCGTCATTTCCAACGGCACCGCCATTCTCGGCCTCGGCAATCTCGGCGCGCTGGCCTCCAAGCCGGTCATGGAGGGCAAGGCGGTGCTGTTCAAGCGCTTCGCCGATGTCGATTCCATCGACCTCGAGGTCGACACCGAGGACGCCGACGAGTTCATCAACTGCGTGCGCTTCCTTGGGCCCTCCTTCGGCGGCATCAATCTCGAGGACATCAAGGCGCCGGAATGCTTCATCATCGAGCAGCGCCTGCGCGAACTGATGGACATCCCGGTCTTCCACGACGACCAGCACGGCACCGCCATCATTTCGGCCGCCGGCCTGATCAACGCGCTGGAGATCACCGGCCGCGACATGAAGACCACGAAGATGGTCTGCAACGGCGCCGGTGCGGCCGGCATCGCCTGCATCGAACTGATGAAGGCGATGGGTTTTGCGCCCGAAAACATCACTTTGTGCGACACCAAGGGCGTCGTCTTCCAGGGCCGCACCGAAGGCATGAACCAGTGGAAGTCGGCGCATGCCGTCAAGACCGAGGCGCGCAGCCTCGCCGAGGCGCTGGACGGTGCCGACGTCTTCCTTGGCCTTTCCGCCAAGGGCGCGCTGACCACCGCCATGGTGCAGTCGATGGCCAAGAACCCGATCATCTTCGCCATGGCCAATCCCGATCCGGAAATCACGCCGGAGGAAGTGGCGGAGATCCGCACCGACGCCATCATGGCCACGGGGCGTTCCGACTATCCGAACCAGGTCAACAACGTACTCGGCTTCCCCTACATCTTCCGCGGCGCGCTGGATGTGCGGGCGACCACCATCAATGACGACATGAAGATCGCCGCCGCCCGCGCACTGGCGGCATTGGCACGTCAGGACGTGCCCGACGATGTCGCCGCCGCCTACCAGGGCAACCGGCCGAAATTCGGCCCCAACTACATCATCCCGGTGCCGTTCGACCCGCGCCTGATCTCGGCCATCCCGATTGCGGTGGCCAAGGCGGCTATGGACTCGGGCGTCGCCCGCAAGCCGATCCTCGACCTCGACCGCTATGCGCAGGAACTCTCCGCCCGCCGCGACCCGATCGCCTCGACCCTGCAGCGCATCTACGACCGCGTGCGCCGCCAGCCCAAGCGCATCGTCTTTGCCGAGGGCGAGGAGGAGCAGGTCATGCGCGCCGCCGTCTCCTATGTGAACCAGCGGCTCGGCACCGCCATCCTGCTTGGCCGCGACGACGTCATCAAGGAAAACGCCAAGCACGCCGGCATCGACCTCAACAAGCAAGGCATCGAGATCATCAATGCAAGGCTGTCGCGCCGCAACGGCATCTACACCGACTATCTCTACGAGCGCATGCAGCGCAAAGGCTTCCTGTTCCGCGACTGCCAGCGGCTGATCAACAACGACCGCAACCACTTCGCCGCCTGCATGGTGGCGCTGGGCGATGCCGACGGCATCGTCACCGGCGTCACCCGCAACTATTCGACCGCGCTAGACGACATCCGCCGCGTCATCGACGCCAAGCCCGGCCACCGCGTCATCGGTGTCTCGATCGTGCTGGCGCGGGGCAAGACCGTGCTCGTCGCCGACACCGCCGTGCACGACATGCCGAATGCCGAGCAGATCGCTGACATCGCCGAGGAGGCGGCAGGCTTCGCCCGCCGCATGGGTTACGAGCCGAGGCTTGCCATGCTCGCCTACTCGACCTTCGGCCATCCGCAGGGCGAGCGCTCCGAACGCGTCCAGGAAGCCGTGCGCATTTTGGACAAGCGCCGCGTCGATTTCGAGTATGACGGCGAGATGGCCGCCGACGTCGCCCTCAACGCCCGCGCCATGGCGCAGTATCCGTTCATCCGGCTGACCGGCCCGGCCAATGTGCTGATCATGCCGGCGTTCCACTCGGCCTCGATCTCGACCAAGATGCTGCAGGAACTCGGCGGCTCGACGGTGATCGGGCCGCTGCTGGTCGGCCTGAACAAGCCGGTGCAGATTGTTTCGCTGAACGCCAAGGACAGCGATATCGTCAACATGGCGGCGATTGCGGCGTACACGGCGGGAACTTGA
- the mutS gene encoding DNA mismatch repair protein MutS, translated as MNMHSPNEPDAPEAMTPVPTAHAGATPMIEQFIEIKAANPDSLLFYRMGDFYELFFDDAEKASRALGIVLTKRGKYQGLDIPMCGVPVHAADDYLQKLIGQGFRVAVCEQIEDPAEAKKRGGKSVVRRDVVRLVTPGTITEDKLLAPSESSFLMALGRVKGGADHSFALAWIDISTGAFRVTDTTADRLLADIFRVDPRELIVAEPVFHDPELKPVFDVLGRVASPQPPSLFDSASATGRIARFFDVATPDSFGAFSRAELSAISGAIAYVEKTQKAERPPLSRPEREEQGSTLFIDPATRGNLELLRTLSGSREGSLFKAIDRTVTGGGARLLADRLMAPLTDPVAIGARLDSVSFFRSETRLCQAVRSSLKSVADMPRALSRLALNRGGPRDLGALRAGFEAAGAIAEIFAATTLPQELTAALAAIHALPQALAQHLTQALGDELPLLKRDGGFVRGGYHADLDEMRALRDESRKVIAGLERSLIDETGIRSLKIRHNNVLGYYIEVTANHHAVMTGSDGAKARFIHRQTMANAMRFTTTELAELETKIANAADRALSIELAAFDALTAEAVGEAENIRAGADALAVLDVSAALALLSESEAWCRPVVDSSLAFDIAGGRHPVVEQALRRSGEGPFVANDCDLSPEGSAKNGAIWLLTGPNMGGKSTFLRQNALIAILAQTGSFVPATSAHIGVVDRLFSRVGASDDLARGRSTFMVEMVETAAILNQAGERALVILDEIGRGTATFDGLSIAWAAVEYLHEKNRCRAIFATHFHEMTSLAGKLARLHNVTMRVKEWENDVVFLHEVGKGAADRSYGVQVARLAGLPEAVVDRAKEVLHQLEEGEVSGKTNRLVDDLPLFSVAVKREAPKPVKSDALGAALGDINPDEMTPREALEALYRLKGLAK; from the coding sequence ATGAACATGCACAGCCCGAACGAGCCAGACGCCCCCGAGGCGATGACGCCGGTGCCGACCGCCCACGCCGGCGCCACGCCGATGATAGAGCAGTTCATCGAGATCAAGGCAGCGAACCCGGATTCGCTGCTGTTCTATCGCATGGGCGATTTCTACGAGCTTTTCTTCGACGATGCCGAGAAGGCGAGCCGGGCGCTGGGCATCGTGCTGACCAAGCGCGGCAAGTATCAAGGGCTCGACATTCCGATGTGCGGCGTGCCGGTGCATGCGGCCGACGACTATCTGCAGAAGCTGATCGGCCAGGGATTCCGCGTTGCCGTCTGCGAGCAGATCGAGGATCCGGCCGAAGCGAAGAAACGCGGCGGCAAATCGGTGGTGCGCCGCGACGTGGTGCGGCTGGTGACGCCTGGCACCATCACCGAGGACAAATTGCTGGCGCCCTCGGAATCAAGCTTCCTGATGGCGCTGGGGCGGGTGAAGGGTGGCGCAGATCACAGTTTCGCTCTGGCCTGGATCGACATCTCGACCGGCGCCTTCCGCGTCACCGACACCACCGCCGACCGGCTTTTGGCCGACATCTTCCGCGTCGACCCGCGCGAATTGATCGTCGCCGAGCCGGTGTTTCATGATCCGGAGCTGAAGCCGGTGTTCGACGTGCTCGGCCGCGTCGCCAGCCCGCAGCCGCCGTCACTGTTCGATTCGGCCTCGGCCACCGGACGCATCGCCCGTTTCTTCGATGTGGCGACGCCGGACTCGTTTGGCGCGTTTTCGCGCGCTGAACTGTCGGCGATCTCCGGCGCCATCGCCTATGTCGAGAAGACGCAGAAGGCCGAGCGGCCGCCACTGTCGCGGCCCGAGCGCGAGGAGCAGGGATCGACCCTGTTCATCGACCCCGCGACGCGCGGCAATCTCGAACTTTTGCGCACATTGTCCGGCAGCCGCGAAGGCTCGCTGTTCAAGGCGATCGACCGCACTGTGACCGGCGGCGGCGCAAGGCTGCTCGCCGACCGGCTGATGGCGCCGCTGACCGATCCGGTCGCGATCGGCGCCAGGCTGGATTCGGTGTCGTTCTTCCGCTCCGAAACGCGGCTCTGCCAGGCGGTGCGGTCGAGCCTGAAGAGCGTCGCCGACATGCCGCGTGCGCTGTCCAGGCTGGCGCTCAACCGGGGCGGTCCGCGCGACCTCGGCGCGCTGCGCGCCGGCTTCGAAGCGGCAGGCGCGATCGCCGAAATCTTTGCCGCGACCACCCTGCCCCAGGAATTGACGGCCGCACTCGCCGCCATCCATGCGCTGCCCCAGGCGCTGGCCCAGCATCTGACGCAGGCGCTTGGCGACGAACTGCCACTGCTCAAGCGCGACGGCGGCTTCGTGCGCGGCGGCTACCATGCCGATCTCGACGAGATGCGGGCGCTGCGCGATGAATCGCGAAAGGTGATCGCCGGGCTGGAACGCTCGCTGATCGACGAGACCGGCATCCGTTCGCTGAAAATCCGGCACAACAATGTGCTTGGCTACTACATCGAGGTGACCGCCAACCATCATGCAGTGATGACCGGCAGCGACGGCGCCAAGGCGCGCTTCATCCACCGCCAGACCATGGCCAACGCCATGCGCTTCACCACGACCGAGCTTGCCGAACTCGAGACCAAGATCGCCAATGCCGCAGACCGGGCGCTCAGCATCGAGCTTGCCGCGTTCGACGCGCTGACGGCGGAAGCGGTCGGCGAGGCGGAGAACATCCGCGCCGGCGCCGATGCGCTGGCGGTGCTCGACGTATCGGCGGCACTCGCACTTTTGTCGGAAAGCGAAGCCTGGTGCCGCCCGGTGGTGGATTCGAGCCTCGCTTTCGATATTGCGGGCGGGCGGCATCCGGTGGTCGAGCAGGCGCTACGCCGTTCCGGCGAAGGCCCGTTCGTCGCCAATGATTGCGACCTGTCGCCGGAGGGCAGCGCCAAGAACGGCGCCATCTGGCTTCTGACCGGCCCCAACATGGGCGGTAAGTCGACGTTCCTGCGGCAGAACGCGCTGATCGCCATCCTGGCCCAGACCGGCTCGTTCGTGCCGGCGACATCAGCCCATATCGGCGTCGTCGACCGGCTGTTTTCTCGCGTCGGCGCCTCGGACGATCTGGCGCGCGGCCGCTCCACCTTCATGGTCGAGATGGTCGAGACGGCTGCCATTCTTAATCAGGCCGGCGAACGTGCACTGGTGATCCTCGACGAGATCGGCCGCGGCACAGCCACCTTCGACGGCCTGTCGATCGCCTGGGCGGCGGTCGAATATCTGCATGAGAAGAACCGTTGCCGGGCGATCTTCGCTACTCACTTTCACGAAATGACCTCGCTGGCCGGCAAGCTGGCGCGGCTCCACAACGTCACCATGCGGGTCAAGGAATGGGAAAACGACGTCGTCTTCCTGCACGAGGTCGGCAAGGGTGCCGCCGACCGCTCCTACGGCGTGCAGGTGGCGCGGCTGGCCGGCCTGCCGGAAGCCGTGGTCGACCGGGCCAAGGAAGTGCTGCACCAACTTGAGGAGGGCGAGGTTTCGGGCAAGACCAACCGGCTGGTCGACGATTTGCCGCTGTTTTCGGTGGCGGTGAAACGGGAAGCGCCGAAGCCGGTCAAGAGCGACGCGCTGGGGGCGGCACTCGGCGATATCAATCCCGACGAAATGACGCCAAGGGAAGCGCTGGAGGCGCTTTACCGGCTGAAGGGGCTGGCGAAGTAA
- a CDS encoding S8/S53 family peptidase: MRFCVLSAAVLISVSPVAGQDLDTVENNDQQIVVIETPTKSALEQTESVLMESAGPIPATPSDGDTFRALIGRACPGASDSYMQRAEEVMKVLNNQPAIGLDQQAPPDQSVYIPYCVGQELKRYVVKNGDNLWKIYQGQRSAPEGIAAWETFQDLATYVNRSKLGANGEMKPGSNIYLPKPEVSVPLWKDTVRPVIEELKKKGGVGGVELSDPNWGYIQADSMEECSQSVSSTQIAETKIEELSRILTLNKEIDNGSKEWERSASTTLIGVFDSGIDGISNPTMKNSRKRISQQVLDEDMGVLPEYDKKFHGSGVNTVAQGGHILARLNPLFSLVDIAPYRIIENRCDPPRSRDQAPLCNFRANPERLTFALGEVQEKRHDVSVVNISASFKRDIKGFSKFRQSPFVIVVAAGNSSLELNASNEAHPAMSGGDEVSNIITVAGVDGDRKLMASSGRSTKYVDIAAWGCNVPVLEYDPQAEDFVVRERTGTSYSAPQVSFAAAMVSQETKDNGAKLLPVDVKKRLLFSADIEPSLWSDVKHGRVLNTAKALSVYSDWVELSDGKDKIGRVTMDGEDLGPITLCPDVRINRADLRKIAQLDPIPDGGKKYLIYSEDSSVDDSTQRKVDVSWCDQLFAKMSVLDWNSGKSTDLDLSDVKDVVFASSPYWE, encoded by the coding sequence ATGCGTTTTTGTGTTCTGAGCGCTGCCGTCTTGATATCGGTCTCGCCCGTCGCGGGGCAGGATCTCGATACGGTTGAGAACAACGATCAGCAGATAGTCGTCATCGAGACACCGACAAAGTCGGCCTTGGAGCAGACGGAGTCCGTGCTGATGGAATCCGCTGGGCCTATTCCAGCCACTCCATCCGACGGGGACACGTTTCGGGCTTTGATCGGTCGTGCCTGCCCGGGCGCAAGCGATAGCTATATGCAGCGCGCGGAAGAAGTCATGAAGGTTCTGAACAATCAGCCGGCCATCGGGCTCGACCAGCAAGCTCCCCCAGACCAAAGCGTATACATTCCATACTGTGTCGGCCAGGAGCTTAAACGCTACGTGGTGAAGAATGGCGACAATCTCTGGAAGATTTATCAGGGACAGCGTAGCGCGCCGGAAGGAATAGCGGCGTGGGAGACATTCCAGGACCTGGCCACCTATGTGAACAGGAGCAAGCTGGGAGCCAACGGCGAGATGAAGCCAGGTTCCAACATCTATCTGCCGAAGCCTGAAGTTTCCGTTCCGCTCTGGAAGGACACCGTCCGCCCCGTGATAGAAGAGCTCAAGAAAAAGGGAGGCGTTGGCGGCGTCGAGCTGTCCGACCCGAACTGGGGCTACATCCAGGCGGACTCGATGGAGGAGTGCTCTCAGAGCGTCTCCTCGACGCAAATTGCCGAGACGAAAATCGAGGAGCTCTCCAGGATCCTTACGCTCAACAAAGAGATAGACAATGGCAGCAAGGAATGGGAGCGGAGCGCTTCCACGACATTGATAGGTGTATTCGACAGTGGAATAGACGGGATCAGCAATCCGACGATGAAGAACTCTCGAAAGAGAATTTCGCAGCAGGTGCTGGATGAAGACATGGGGGTCCTTCCAGAGTATGACAAGAAATTTCACGGGTCGGGCGTAAACACGGTCGCCCAAGGGGGCCACATACTTGCGCGGCTGAACCCATTGTTCAGCCTTGTCGACATCGCACCTTACAGGATCATTGAAAACAGGTGTGATCCACCTCGTTCCCGCGACCAGGCTCCGCTCTGCAATTTTCGAGCCAATCCCGAGCGTTTGACCTTTGCCCTGGGAGAAGTTCAGGAGAAGCGGCACGACGTATCGGTTGTCAATATAAGTGCTTCCTTCAAGAGGGACATCAAAGGTTTCAGCAAATTCAGGCAGAGCCCATTCGTCATTGTCGTGGCGGCGGGAAATTCTTCTCTTGAGCTGAATGCAAGCAACGAGGCTCATCCGGCCATGAGCGGCGGCGACGAGGTTTCAAACATCATCACCGTTGCGGGTGTCGATGGTGACCGTAAGCTCATGGCATCATCCGGCAGATCGACAAAGTATGTCGATATAGCGGCCTGGGGCTGCAACGTCCCTGTCCTCGAATACGATCCGCAAGCCGAAGACTTCGTGGTTCGCGAACGGACCGGCACATCCTACTCCGCGCCACAGGTGTCTTTTGCCGCCGCCATGGTCTCGCAGGAGACGAAGGACAATGGCGCGAAGCTGCTGCCCGTTGATGTCAAGAAGCGGCTTCTGTTCTCCGCGGACATCGAGCCGTCGCTTTGGTCGGATGTGAAACACGGGCGCGTCCTCAACACGGCAAAAGCCTTGTCTGTTTACTCCGATTGGGTGGAACTGTCGGATGGGAAAGACAAGATCGGAAGAGTAACCATGGATGGTGAGGATCTCGGGCCAATAACGCTTTGCCCAGACGTTAGAATCAACAGGGCTGATTTACGTAAGATCGCCCAGCTGGATCCGATCCCGGATGGAGGAAAAAAATACCTGATCTACTCCGAGGACTCGTCGGTGGATGATAGCACGCAGCGAAAAGTCGACGTTAGCTGGTGCGATCAGCTGTTTGCAAAGATGTCTGTTCTGGACTGGAATTCGGGAAAGTCCACCGATTTGGATTTAAGTGATGTAAAGGACGTTGTCTTTGCGTCTTCACCTTACTGGGAGTAG
- a CDS encoding S1 family peptidase, which yields MLKAAAIAFCLGSISCPTYGQEMAAPIEPPDEIPADLEVVGAKPVSPAAWPATFIFRVGTGGCTSTAVGKNVILTAAHCVTSGATATVLNAGKTLSVTCTNHPGYGNGDPASDFSLCYVKDGLTGFPFETISTSISYPRVGQQVLLLGFGCVKAGGSDASFGVLHLGGAALLLRPENAKGFATTKGDAAICFGDSGGAAYFALDNDASRRLVIGINSRGDINQYSFLSPTATEGFVAWAIAWSGQNKASICGIDPSAKGCRPF from the coding sequence ATGCTTAAGGCGGCAGCCATTGCATTTTGTTTGGGTTCAATTTCCTGCCCAACTTATGGGCAGGAAATGGCGGCGCCCATCGAACCCCCTGATGAAATCCCGGCCGATCTCGAAGTTGTCGGAGCCAAGCCCGTCTCGCCGGCGGCTTGGCCGGCGACGTTTATCTTCAGGGTCGGCACCGGAGGCTGCACGAGTACAGCCGTTGGCAAGAATGTGATTCTGACGGCCGCTCATTGCGTGACGTCTGGCGCCACGGCCACGGTGCTGAATGCGGGAAAGACCCTGTCCGTGACCTGCACGAACCATCCTGGCTATGGCAATGGCGATCCTGCCTCGGATTTCTCGCTGTGCTATGTCAAGGACGGGCTTACAGGCTTCCCGTTCGAGACGATAAGCACATCGATTTCATATCCCAGAGTGGGACAACAGGTGCTGCTTCTTGGTTTTGGGTGCGTCAAGGCAGGCGGCTCCGACGCTTCATTTGGCGTGCTACACCTTGGCGGCGCCGCCCTGCTGCTGCGCCCTGAGAATGCCAAGGGATTTGCGACCACCAAAGGCGATGCCGCGATCTGTTTCGGCGACAGCGGAGGCGCTGCTTATTTTGCCTTGGACAACGACGCCAGCAGACGCCTTGTCATCGGGATCAACTCTCGTGGGGATATAAACCAGTACTCTTTCCTGTCGCCGACCGCGACGGAGGGTTTTGTGGCCTGGGCGATCGCCTGGAGCGGGCAGAACAAGGCTTCAATCTGCGGCATAGATCCGTCGGCAAAGGGGTGCCGGCCTTTTTGA
- a CDS encoding aldo/keto reductase has product MPSTIRTTKLPSGEAVQLLGQGTWKMGEAISRRTDEVNALKFGLDLGITLIDTAEMYASGGAEEVVAEAIAGRRDETFLVSKVLPSNASRAGVQRACENSLKRLRTDRIDLYLLHWPGSVPLTETVAAFEALKKAGKIHHWGVSNFDTDEMEELIGLSDGGNVQTNQVLYNLVRRGLEFDLAPWSRQRGIPLMAYSPVEQGALARNTRLDAVAARHNATPAQIALAWVVHQPGVIAIPKASSQEHVRQNVAALDIKLTDEDLAELDRAFPPPARKRGLETI; this is encoded by the coding sequence ATGCCATCGACCATCAGAACCACCAAACTGCCCTCAGGCGAAGCCGTTCAACTGCTTGGCCAGGGGACATGGAAGATGGGCGAGGCTATCAGTCGCCGTACCGATGAGGTGAATGCTCTCAAGTTCGGCCTCGACCTCGGCATCACGCTGATCGACACCGCTGAAATGTATGCCAGCGGCGGCGCCGAGGAGGTGGTGGCCGAGGCTATTGCCGGGCGCCGCGACGAGACCTTCCTGGTTTCGAAAGTGCTGCCGTCAAACGCTTCGCGCGCCGGCGTGCAGCGCGCCTGCGAGAACAGCCTGAAGCGCCTGCGCACCGACCGCATCGACCTCTATCTGCTGCATTGGCCCGGCAGCGTGCCTCTGACGGAGACGGTCGCGGCCTTCGAGGCTCTGAAAAAGGCCGGCAAGATCCACCACTGGGGCGTCAGCAATTTCGACACCGACGAGATGGAAGAGCTGATCGGCTTGTCCGATGGCGGCAATGTCCAGACCAACCAGGTGCTCTACAATCTGGTCCGGCGTGGCCTCGAATTCGACCTGGCGCCGTGGAGCCGGCAGCGCGGCATCCCCTTGATGGCCTATTCGCCGGTCGAGCAGGGCGCGCTGGCGCGCAATACCAGGCTTGACGCCGTCGCCGCCCGCCACAATGCGACCCCGGCACAGATCGCCCTGGCCTGGGTGGTGCACCAGCCGGGCGTCATCGCCATCCCGAAGGCCAGCAGCCAGGAGCATGTCCGCCAGAATGTCGCCGCGCTCGACATCAAGCTTACGGACGAAGACCTCGCCGAACTCGACCGCGCCTTCCCGCCACCGGCGCGCAAACGTGGCCTGGAGACGATCTAA
- a CDS encoding DUF305 domain-containing protein, producing MTLAKKLVLLLMAAGMLLAVFLESVPAQSEEMKHDMAGMSTDATSPSTEGYKAAMDKMHADMMASEYTGNADVDFVRGMIPHHQGAIDMAKVELANGKDPEIRKLAEGVIAAQEAEIKQMQDWLAAHPVQ from the coding sequence ATGACCTTGGCCAAAAAACTCGTGCTGCTGCTGATGGCGGCCGGAATGCTGCTTGCCGTCTTCCTCGAAAGCGTCCCGGCACAGAGCGAGGAGATGAAACACGACATGGCTGGCATGTCGACGGACGCGACCAGCCCTTCGACCGAAGGCTACAAGGCGGCGATGGACAAGATGCATGCCGACATGATGGCATCTGAATATACCGGCAATGCCGATGTCGATTTCGTCCGCGGCATGATCCCGCATCATCAGGGTGCCATCGACATGGCCAAGGTCGAGCTTGCCAACGGCAAGGATCCGGAAATCCGCAAGCTCGCCGAAGGCGTCATCGCCGCGCAGGAAGCCGAGATCAAGCAGATGCAGGATTGGCTCGCCGCCCATCCGGTGCAGTAA